The genomic window TCAGACTTCATTGACTCGCAGAGGGGAAGCTGCCGGCCGGCCCCCGGATGGTGGACACGCAGCTGCGGGCTCTAGAAGCTATCAACGGGCACCTGGAGGCTGAGATCCTGGCCCTGCAGATGCAGAGAGGGCCGCGGAGGGCCCGGCCGGGTGAGTGCCCTGGCCCGCTGCTGGGTCAGGGCCCTCCCCAAGCTCTGGAGACCGCTGCCGCCCAGCCGGCCAGggcaggaggggagggagaagcgCTCCCCATCCCAGGGGTCTTCACAACCAAGCGCTGTGCCCATGAGGTTCAGGCCCTCGCCCACCGGCTTCCTCCTGGCGACCTCCCGGCACAGGCTGCCACCTCACACGGCCACCCCGGGACACCGTTATGTGTCTTGGACGTAGCTGGTGCTTACACATCGCCTCCCCCATCCCAGACGTGGCTGCAAAGTGGGCCGGAGACTGTCTGGCTCCAGGCTGAGGACACTGTCCACCACCCCCATGTGGGACCCTGGGCGATGaaccccgagttcaaatccagttcccaAGACTAGCTGGGGGAACCCTAAAAAAACCTgcttggctcagtttcctcatctgtaaaatgatccaaGCAGGATCAGGGATGTTGTaggggtcaaatgagataattgtaaaaccCTTACTAccacataataggtatttaataaatctctgctcctccttcccttccttcttcctccctttctttccatcctttcttcctctttcccatggcccttcctccattccttcctcccttttccctccccgtgCCCTAGACGGCTCTCTAAGGCCCAGGGCAGCAGTGAAGCTGCCAACCTGCGTTGATAGAAGGGCTCCCCTCTCCCAGGGGCTCCGTTCCGATGAAGGCACACGTTCAGGCCCCATCCTCCTTTCGATCTAGCGCGTTCACCCCCATTTAACAGACCATGACACCGAGGCTCGGAGTGGCCCAGGGACTCGTGGGCTCAGTTGCCTTCCCAGCTGGTCCCAGGGCTCCCTGCCGAGGCTTCCTTGATCTTGGTCCCCTCCCTCCAAGTCAGAGCCCGGGCACATCCCTCCTCCCCGCTGCTGCAGATGGTGGCCGGGTTCAATCCAGCACCATGTGGCTCCTAGTGTGGCCCCCAAGCAGACCCGGGAAGGCTGCGGGAGGCTTCCCAGAGACCTGCAGAGGAGGGCCGGGGCCTCAGTTCAGATTGTCTCTGCTGCTTGTTCCCCGTGGGTCAAGCTGCTTCAATGACAGGATTTCCGCCTTGTACTCAGCCCAGAGCGTGGACGCTTCAGACCCCCGCACCGACCGAGTCTGGGTAGGGGGGAGGTGGGCCTGGAGACCTCAGGGCAGGACCTATAGGCCTCGGCTGGGGGGTAGAGACCAGAAGAGACATCTTGGGGCCTCTATATCGTGGGGGCTGCACTGAACACCCCCCGGGACCACCGATCGCTCTCTGGATTCCCGGAGAAATAGACCATCCACCAGGGTCTGGAGACACAAGGAGTGACCCTAGTGGCGTGGGATTCCTGGGGAGTGGAGCGGAGGGCTGGGGTGAGGTAGGGTGCCCCTGGCATTGCCCACAGCCAGGCAGGGGCACCCACCAGCTCCCACTCTCTGAGCCCATCTCAGTCTTACAAACTAGGGGCTTCTGGGCCCTTTGGGGAGGCTTTGAGTCGGGGTTAGGAGCCAATTAAAAGCCTTCAGACCCCTCATTTCTGCACTCAGCCCCGTGGGGCTCCCAGCCCAAGGAGGGGATTGGTCTGCTCCAGAGAAGAGGCTCTGCCCACCTGCCACCCCCTGTGGCTCCTCCGTTGCCGCCACCTCCCCCGGAACCCCCCAGAGACACCCCTTTTCTAGGCATGATGGTGAGAACTCCCAGAAAAATGAGGTCCTATGTTGGggggagtcttcctgactagcAGCTTCCTGTCCtgctttggcctcagtttcctccactgtaataTGAGTATCTGGGGCAGCTGAACTGAGGGGCCCCCTCCCAGGTCCGGCGCTGTGGAGCGGGGCTGCCTGCTCTCCCTCCCCAGGCTGGGGGCAGCCGGGGAGGCTTCTGGAGAGGGTGGGCTTGTCTCTACTTCAGGAGAAGATAGCAGCCCCAGGCCAGAGCCGCCACCTTCTGCCCCCACCTGATGTGCTGGGCCCGGCTCCTTATGACCCAGGGTGAGACTGGACTGGGTGGGAGGGGCGGTCGGGCGGGGAGGGGACCGCTCCGACACCCCCTTCCATCCTCCTTCTTCCCGTCCAGGGCCGGCTTCGCCATCTTCTATGACTTCCTCCTGGGCCTGGAAGCCGACTGGTCCCAGGTGCAGTTGGTGACAGGGCTGGCCCGGGGCAGGCAGGAGACTGGCCCCAGCACTGCCCTGCCCCCCAGTCCCTGTCTGCCACTGCCCCCCACCCTGGGGGCTCCCCTAGGCAGCTGTGCCATCCTGGCAGCCAGGCAGCCTGTGCCCAGGTCAGTGGCTGGGTGGACTCCTCTGTCCCACCCACCCTGTTCTAGGTTTAATATTGTAGAGCGCTTTAGTGCCTTCAGGGTCCGCGCCCCAGTCAGTCCAGCACCCTGCGACCCACTGGCCTGGCTGACGGGTGCGCCTTCCTGCCCGCTCCCTGCAGGCTGCACCCCTCCCTGTCTGTGACCCTGGTCACGGAGCTCCAGGCCTGGGGCCTTTGGGATGGAGGCCGGGAGCCTCGGCCCCAGGCTTGGACCTGCCTGCAGCTCTTCGACCCGGAATACAGAGTGTTGAGCGGCCGCTGGAGGTTGCCTCTGCGAGCCctgccccgggccccgggccttCACCCCAAGCAGCTCAACGCCATCCCGCAGGTCTGTCCGGGAGGCCCCGGTGGCGGGAGGGGCGGGCAAGTCGGGGTCTCTGAGACGCCCCGCTCAGCAGGTCCCTCTTTCCTGGCTCCCAGGCTGGCCGGATCGAGCTGTGCCTGAGGATAGCCAATGCAAGAGATGCAGAGATCCAGGCCTTGGCCAGGATAGACCCCGCGCAAGGCCGGGAATACCGCTACCCACCCCCAGTGAGCCAGACGGTCTGCTGTCCTGGGTGGGGATGCGGCTTTGGGGACCAGGCTGAGTGGGAGGCCCAGGCATGGTGCAAGATGAGCGGCCTGCAGGGGCTAAGGGGCCGAGATTGGCTTCCCATGAGGCAGACTGGCAGACCCTGACCCTGTCCGCTGCTCTCCCACAGGTACCCAACTCAGCCTCTCTGGAAGACAGCAGCAACCTGTCCTCCCACTTCCTGGGCCCCCCCAGCCTGCTCCCCTCTCTTTCCCTATCAGATGTCTTCAAGGATCCTCCTCCTGCTCCAGAGGAACCCACATCAAGACCTGACACGGCCGCTGGAGCTCCCTCGCAGCTCCTCAGCAGGCCTTGGggtcctcatctttaaaatgaggcggACTCCGAGAGGAcctcagaaaagcctggagacTTGCGGCAACTATACCCCAAAACAGTAAAACTGATCATCCTCTTTGACCCAgcgattccaattctaggcctggatccagaagaaattacaaaaaatgggaaaagtctcccatgttccaaaacattcacaGCAGCCCTTTGTGTAGTGgcaggaattggaaattgaggggacgcCTATCATTGGGGAACGGCTGAACAGACTAGGGCGAATGAATGTTATGGGGGACTCCTGCTGTACAGAGGAGCCTGGGGCGATGACAGGAACCGacgctgagtgaaaggagcagaaccaagggaacatcgGACACGTCAGCAACCTTGGGAGATACTGCTCGCTTCAGttgttcagagagctgggaccaCCCCGGGGGACCTGTTAGGGACAATGCTGTGAAACTAcagcacagctaggtggtgtagtggatagagcaccggccccggactctggaggacctgagttcaaatatgacctcagacagttagtcatgagctagctgtgtggccttgggcgagtcacctaaccccattgccttgcaaaaactaaaaaaaaaaacccaaaccaaaaaaccccacagaatctgaataaacattttttcactctttaaatttcttctatctcatggttttcttttcccttaagcctaattcctcctactgaaaatatgcaaacatgttatgcacaaatgtgtatgtgcatattCACGTGACAGTTCaccgctgaggggaggggggaaggaaattggtaacttaaaaatatgcatatgcatgtaatGAAGGTGGAAAACATTCATAatgtgtataattggaaaaatattaatttaaaaaagataaaaaattagcATTGCATCTAGTTAGAaaaatacaatctttttttaaagtttaaaaaaaatgaggtggCAACCCCCAGGGCTCTGCCAACCTGCATTCTCCACTTCCCTGGTGCTCGGACTTGCCAGGATCCCCGAGGCTGGGGATGCGACCTCCATCTCCCTCACCTTGTTCCCAGGAAGGGCCTTTAGTATTGCAGACTATATATGAGAATGTCTATTTGTGGGTATGACTGCGTGTTGGCATGTATGTGGGAATGTCTTTGTGTCTATTGTGCACATATGCGTTTGCGTCTATGATTGTGACCACCTGTGGCCAGGAGGTCCCTGCCCCGGGGAGTCTCAAACCCACCCCAGATAAAGCAGGTCACATGCTGTGGGCCTCTCAGCCCGTCCCTGCCCTGTGATTCTTGTCTATCACACAAAGGGACCCTAAGACCTGAGCCTGACCACCCACCGGGGCAAAGCCAGGAGGGTGATGCCCGCCTCACTGTCCGGAGACTTCAGCAGGCAGGAGGGATGCACACCTATTTCTCTTGAGGACAGGAGTGACTAGGAGGGGAGTGTTTTTAATGCTCCCCAATTTCCCTGACAGCTTACCAGTCTTACCAGTGAGTGGTCACCCCTAGAACCTGCAGTGGCCAGGAGAGGCTGCCATCCAAAGGGTCCTACCCTCCACCGGGGGCGAGGCTGGGGCCCCTCCTCAGAGCTCCAACTTCCTCCTCTCCAGCATGGGGCTAGTTCTGcagcttccccacccccacccccacccccacccaccccagaTTGCCTCTGGAGAAGCTCAATTATGGCTCTAC from Macrotis lagotis isolate mMagLag1 chromosome 2, bilby.v1.9.chrom.fasta, whole genome shotgun sequence includes these protein-coding regions:
- the CCDC17 gene encoding coiled-coil domain-containing protein 17, producing the protein MASGSEEPGQQGGLGLFPCPACDMIFPSKTLRDRHADHLCIGSLTPDGAGGPRKGLPLGRGAQPRQPEDPPEIRQKIPGQGEASGAALKRLTDEVQRLRMSLQERTSAGLPPLQGPAGSRAHLEATHARRLAEIGARTRSLEKHREEIRQQLGGLTGGGAGGVLGQVMLAIQAQEKRTRLALDALGERVEKLQARTRPDLPAVQEEGKGPSLDLVALPASKGALSSEIRALQLSYLQAGGRDTGVLARMRELHLEAASLEGRSGKKQGKLPAGPRMVDTQLRALEAINGHLEAEILALQMQRGPRRARPAPWGSQPKEGIGLLQRRGSAHLPPPVAPPLPPPPPEPPRDTPFLGMMEKIAAPGQSRHLLPPPDVLGPAPYDPGAGFAIFYDFLLGLEADWSQVQLVTGLARGRQETGPSTALPPSPCLPLPPTLGAPLGSCAILAARQPVPRLHPSLSVTLVTELQAWGLWDGGREPRPQAWTCLQLFDPEYRVLSGRWRLPLRALPRAPGLHPKQLNAIPQAGRIELCLRIANARDAEIQALARIDPAQGREYRYPPPVPNSASLEDSSNLSSHFLGPPSLLPSLSLSDVFKDPPPAPEEPTSRPDTAAGAPSQLLSRPWGPHL